Proteins encoded by one window of Myxococcus guangdongensis:
- a CDS encoding LysR family transcriptional regulator gives MPPRKLVRHLVWLESFTAAVEAGSIESAAEHLGVARSVVSEHIRALEMALADGATLLERGPGRRLQLTARGERLFAGTQTPLHQLDMKRLRDLASAEPVVRLGLNPTLSLSLLGKVAHDAAATGLKLVLSFGGPHELTRQVQTRQLDLALDFTPLPPHEGVESESLLRMPFVVLAGPGSGLATSATARRTLHVRDLAGQPFVDWLRDDPYGGANSARFAEHGVAVQEVARVESFLLLYELLRAFRACAITPDLRPMHPFPDDIHAWPLKEEEPQAVEVVALWPSGSLSPGAASVLDGLRQRV, from the coding sequence ATGCCGCCACGCAAGCTGGTGCGACACCTCGTCTGGCTGGAGTCCTTCACCGCCGCCGTGGAGGCGGGCAGCATCGAGTCCGCCGCCGAGCACCTGGGCGTGGCGCGCTCCGTCGTGAGCGAGCACATCCGCGCGCTGGAGATGGCGCTGGCGGACGGCGCCACGCTGCTCGAGCGCGGCCCGGGACGACGACTCCAGCTCACCGCGCGGGGCGAGCGGCTCTTCGCCGGCACCCAGACGCCCCTGCACCAGCTCGACATGAAGCGCCTGAGAGACCTGGCCAGCGCCGAGCCCGTGGTGCGCCTGGGCTTGAACCCCACGCTGTCGCTCTCCCTGCTCGGCAAGGTCGCCCACGACGCGGCGGCCACGGGGCTCAAGCTGGTGCTCAGCTTCGGTGGTCCTCACGAGCTGACGCGCCAGGTGCAGACGCGTCAGTTGGACCTGGCCCTCGACTTCACGCCCCTGCCGCCGCATGAGGGCGTGGAGTCGGAGTCGCTGCTGCGCATGCCCTTCGTCGTGCTCGCCGGCCCCGGGAGCGGGCTCGCGACGTCGGCCACTGCCAGACGCACGCTGCATGTGAGGGACCTGGCGGGCCAGCCCTTCGTCGACTGGCTGCGCGACGACCCGTACGGTGGCGCGAACAGCGCGCGCTTCGCGGAGCACGGCGTCGCGGTGCAGGAGGTCGCCCGCGTCGAGAGCTTCCTGCTCCTCTACGAGCTGCTGCGAGCGTTTCGAGCGTGCGCGATCACACCGGACCTGCGCCCCATGCACCCGTTCCCCGATGACATCCACGCCTGGCCCCTGAAGGAAGAAGAGCCCCAGGCCGTGGAGGTCGTGGCCCTCTGGCCCTCCGGCTCACTGAGCCCTGGCGCCGCCAGCGTCCTCGACGGACTGCGTCAGCGCGTATGA
- a CDS encoding sulfatase-like hydrolase/transferase, translating into MSRTPSDTLPPAQGLRQRLAGAAPLLGPALLWCTLHGLIALAFFGAPLLASVERLAASLRPVLLVGGVIQALFLGLLTFVATLPLMLLGRRYAVALPIAVALGVAMLGVDALVLSSLGFHINGLVLAVAMQPRALAETGLAPHELALLAVGTLAVLSLDVWVGVQFLRRVHRPRHVARLVAVLVLTTAVERLTSAWLVFAHGGAVLHAATTLPLQAPVRMNTLLMRLTSRPPASGLRLGVSPEAGAPASTIDPAAVRFTRKPDILLILVESLRDDFFRPDVMPHLWRRAEHGTRFLHHHSAASSTDYSVFSLFFGLEAQRRDAVVGAGRAPLLFPALRENGYRQAFFAASSVDWMGLKDTVFRDVQGGLRTDYEGKSHLRDAAMVKDALDLARSTPVDTPLFTFVFFAGTHFDYDYPPRSAVFSPAWDGKGGLATARVPAEHLKARAWNSAYEVDSKVEELLSRWEAVRGTRPLVVFTGDHGEEFREHGRVGHASDVTELQLHVPMLVFDERLPPGQVEAVTGHIDLVPTLFDLLGDTHTPEQLGDGIPMSRPDPRRYLLTTIGWEPRYALIGRELKVRFGAGLPGTELSDLWDRPLPDAQERFAAEAPRILRRLRGGGAQSEASESTPRPVPAGAPATATQPPR; encoded by the coding sequence ATGTCCCGGACGCCTTCCGACACCCTCCCGCCCGCCCAGGGGCTGCGCCAGCGTCTGGCCGGCGCCGCGCCCCTGCTGGGCCCCGCGCTGCTGTGGTGCACGCTGCACGGGTTGATCGCGCTGGCGTTCTTCGGGGCTCCGCTGCTCGCCTCCGTGGAGCGGCTGGCCGCCTCGCTGCGTCCCGTGCTGCTGGTGGGCGGCGTCATCCAGGCGCTGTTCCTGGGCCTGCTCACCTTCGTCGCCACGCTCCCGTTGATGCTGCTCGGGCGTCGCTACGCGGTGGCCCTGCCCATCGCCGTGGCGCTGGGCGTGGCGATGCTGGGCGTGGACGCGCTCGTGTTGTCCTCGCTGGGCTTCCACATCAACGGCCTGGTGCTCGCGGTGGCGATGCAGCCTCGCGCGCTCGCGGAGACGGGGCTCGCGCCGCATGAACTGGCGCTCCTGGCCGTCGGAACCCTGGCCGTGCTGTCGCTCGACGTCTGGGTCGGCGTCCAGTTCCTGCGCCGGGTCCATCGGCCTCGGCATGTGGCGAGGCTCGTCGCCGTCCTCGTGTTGACCACGGCGGTGGAGCGATTGACGAGCGCGTGGCTGGTCTTCGCCCATGGGGGCGCGGTGCTGCACGCGGCCACCACCCTGCCCCTCCAGGCGCCCGTGCGGATGAACACGCTGCTCATGCGGCTGACGAGCCGGCCTCCCGCCTCAGGCCTGCGCCTGGGGGTGAGCCCCGAGGCCGGCGCGCCCGCGTCGACCATCGACCCCGCCGCCGTGCGCTTCACGCGCAAGCCCGACATCCTGCTCATCCTCGTCGAGAGTCTGCGCGACGACTTCTTCCGTCCGGACGTCATGCCCCACCTGTGGCGGCGCGCGGAGCACGGCACGCGCTTCCTGCACCACCACAGCGCGGCGAGCTCCACGGACTACTCGGTCTTCAGCCTCTTCTTCGGCCTGGAGGCCCAGCGCCGTGACGCGGTGGTGGGCGCGGGCCGCGCGCCCCTGCTCTTCCCCGCGCTGCGGGAGAATGGCTATCGCCAGGCCTTCTTCGCCGCGTCCTCCGTGGACTGGATGGGGCTGAAGGACACGGTGTTCCGCGACGTGCAGGGCGGACTGCGCACGGACTACGAGGGCAAGAGCCACCTGCGCGACGCGGCCATGGTGAAGGACGCGCTGGACCTGGCGCGCTCCACGCCCGTGGACACGCCGCTCTTCACCTTCGTGTTCTTCGCGGGCACGCACTTCGACTACGACTATCCGCCGCGCTCCGCGGTGTTCTCGCCCGCGTGGGACGGCAAGGGCGGCCTCGCCACCGCGCGCGTTCCAGCCGAGCACCTCAAGGCCCGCGCGTGGAACTCCGCCTACGAGGTGGACTCGAAGGTGGAGGAGCTCTTGTCCCGGTGGGAGGCCGTGCGTGGCACGCGTCCCCTGGTCGTCTTCACCGGAGACCATGGCGAGGAGTTCCGCGAGCACGGCCGCGTGGGCCACGCCAGCGATGTCACCGAGCTGCAGTTGCATGTGCCCATGCTCGTCTTCGATGAGCGCTTGCCGCCCGGACAGGTCGAAGCCGTCACCGGACACATCGACCTGGTGCCCACGCTGTTCGACCTGCTGGGGGACACGCACACGCCGGAGCAGTTGGGGGATGGGATTCCGATGAGCCGTCCGGACCCTCGGCGCTACCTGCTCACCACCATCGGCTGGGAGCCGCGCTACGCGCTCATCGGGCGTGAGCTCAAGGTGCGCTTCGGCGCGGGCCTGCCCGGCACCGAGCTGAGTGATTTGTGGGACCGCCCGCTCCCGGATGCGCAGGAGCGCTTCGCGGCCGAGGCGCCACGCATCCTGCGCAGGCTGCGCGGTGGGGGCGCCCAGAGCGAAGCTTCCGAGTCCACTCCGCGGCCCGTACCCGCGGGCGCTCCCGCCACCGCGACCCAGCCGCCGCGCTGA
- a CDS encoding metallophosphoesterase family protein gives MLPWLAAGCGAFEMHPYEVRGGERDSNARAVERLQERMSSGPFRFAVIGDIGIFQGSSEAAVRDLSRRDVDFAVQMGDLTEFGSADEYKWVSKLLNDASVPTMAVIGNHDMVGKGTELFLARFGPTFLSFEHGGSRFVLFDSNSREYDFPGDVPDLVRLEQALAEASLGGHRFTFSHVAPGHQDFDPTLTGPIEELQSERGVTVSFHGHSHRFRSDERLGVRYFVTDALDIRSYLLVSVEGPSVDVQQVFF, from the coding sequence ATGCTGCCGTGGCTCGCCGCGGGCTGTGGCGCGTTCGAGATGCACCCCTACGAGGTTCGCGGGGGCGAGCGGGACTCGAATGCGCGGGCCGTGGAGCGGCTGCAGGAGCGGATGAGCTCGGGGCCCTTCCGCTTCGCGGTGATTGGGGACATCGGCATCTTCCAGGGCTCCTCGGAAGCGGCGGTGCGGGACTTGTCGCGGCGGGACGTGGACTTCGCCGTGCAGATGGGGGACCTGACGGAGTTCGGCTCGGCGGACGAGTACAAGTGGGTGTCGAAGCTGCTCAATGACGCGTCAGTCCCCACGATGGCGGTCATCGGCAACCACGACATGGTGGGCAAGGGGACGGAGCTGTTCCTGGCCCGCTTCGGTCCGACGTTCCTGTCGTTCGAGCATGGCGGCAGCCGGTTCGTCCTCTTCGACTCGAACTCGCGCGAGTACGATTTTCCGGGCGACGTACCGGACCTGGTCCGGCTCGAGCAGGCCCTCGCCGAGGCTTCGCTGGGCGGCCATCGCTTCACCTTCTCGCACGTGGCACCCGGGCATCAGGACTTCGACCCGACGCTGACCGGGCCCATCGAGGAGCTCCAGTCGGAGCGGGGCGTGACGGTGTCCTTCCACGGCCACTCCCACCGCTTCCGGAGCGATGAGCGACTGGGCGTGCGCTACTTCGTCACCGACGCGCTCGACATCCGCAGCTACCTGTTGGTCTCCGTCGAGGGGCCGTCGGTGGATGTCCAACAGGTCTTCTTCTGA
- a CDS encoding vWA domain-containing protein: protein MGKSVVDNRVEIVFSFDTTGSMYPCLAQVRKKLHGTVSRLMKEIPGIRIGVIAHGDYCDARSTYVTKILDLTDDVNAVVRFVDKVGQTGGGDAPECYELVLREAQSLSWTTGYRHAFVLIGDDVPHAPSDNPKRLDWRKEVDALGRLGIPVYGVQALARRHATPFYRELAEKSGGFHLSLDQFSHVTDMLLAVCYKQASDAQLQAYEAEVSREGRMSRGLSGLFSAMLGRAPTSVYGEADLRAVPPGRFQSLEVDADMPIKTFVQENGLGFKTGRGFYEFTKTETIQGHKEVVLMDRKTGDFFSGERAREMLGLPPGETVRIRPASLEKYVVFVQSTSANRKLVKGSRFLYEVEDWDGAKALAA, encoded by the coding sequence ATGGGCAAGTCCGTCGTCGATAATCGCGTCGAGATTGTCTTCAGCTTCGATACCACCGGCAGCATGTATCCCTGCCTCGCGCAGGTCCGAAAGAAGCTGCACGGCACCGTGTCCCGGCTGATGAAGGAGATTCCGGGCATCCGCATCGGCGTCATCGCGCACGGCGACTACTGTGACGCGCGCTCGACGTACGTGACGAAGATCCTGGACCTCACGGACGACGTGAACGCGGTGGTGCGGTTCGTGGACAAGGTGGGGCAGACGGGCGGCGGCGACGCGCCGGAGTGCTACGAGCTGGTGCTCCGCGAGGCGCAATCCCTCTCATGGACCACGGGCTATCGGCACGCCTTCGTGTTGATTGGCGATGACGTGCCGCACGCGCCCTCGGACAACCCGAAGCGGCTGGATTGGCGCAAGGAAGTGGACGCGCTGGGTAGGCTGGGCATCCCGGTGTACGGCGTCCAGGCCCTGGCGCGCCGCCACGCCACGCCGTTCTACCGGGAGCTGGCCGAGAAGTCGGGCGGCTTCCACCTGAGCCTGGACCAGTTCTCCCACGTCACCGACATGCTGCTGGCCGTCTGCTACAAGCAGGCGTCGGACGCCCAGCTCCAGGCCTACGAGGCGGAGGTCTCCCGCGAGGGCCGCATGAGCCGGGGCCTGAGTGGCCTGTTCAGCGCCATGCTCGGCCGCGCGCCCACGTCCGTCTACGGCGAGGCGGACCTGCGCGCCGTGCCGCCCGGCCGCTTCCAGTCGCTGGAGGTGGACGCGGACATGCCCATCAAGACCTTCGTCCAGGAGAACGGCCTGGGCTTCAAGACGGGCCGGGGCTTCTACGAGTTCACCAAGACGGAGACCATCCAGGGCCACAAGGAGGTCGTCCTCATGGACCGCAAGACGGGGGACTTCTTCAGCGGCGAGCGTGCGCGCGAGATGCTGGGCCTGCCGCCGGGGGAGACGGTGCGCATCCGCCCCGCGAGCCTGGAGAAGTACGTCGTCTTCGTGCAGAGCACCTCCGCCAACCGCAAGCTCGTGAAGGGCTCGCGCTTCCTCTACGAGGTGGAGGACTGGGACGGCGCGAAGGCGCTCGCGGCCTGA
- the dgcN gene encoding N-acetyltransferase DgcN: MEIQKPYLLFLGDVPDQLAAKTAHGIVDWRPDWCVGQLRLPGCKADCGLEDLDIAGAKARGARTLIVGVANAGGVLPEHWVSKLVEALDAGMDVATGLHKRLSSFPAIAEAARRNGRALHDVRIPDQDFATGKGTKRQGLRLLTVGTDCSVGKKYTVLALEKEMRARGLKADFRATGQTGIFISGRGVAIDAVVSDFVAGAAEWLSPANDVDHWDLVEGQGSLFHPSFAGVTLGLLHGAQPDAFIVCHEPTRTKMRGVQHGLPSIQAVIERTVLEGQLTNPAIQCTGLAINTEHLDEAEALALLERTGREHGLPCVDPIRTGVGPLVDELSRRFPARS; this comes from the coding sequence GTGGAGATCCAGAAGCCCTACCTGTTGTTCCTGGGGGATGTCCCCGACCAGCTCGCGGCGAAGACGGCGCACGGCATCGTCGACTGGCGTCCCGATTGGTGCGTGGGGCAGCTGCGGCTGCCGGGCTGCAAGGCGGACTGTGGCCTCGAGGATTTGGACATCGCGGGGGCGAAGGCCAGGGGTGCCCGGACGCTCATCGTCGGCGTGGCCAACGCGGGCGGCGTGCTGCCGGAGCACTGGGTCAGCAAGCTGGTGGAGGCGCTGGACGCGGGGATGGATGTCGCCACCGGATTGCACAAGCGACTGTCCTCCTTCCCCGCCATCGCCGAGGCGGCCCGGCGCAATGGCCGCGCGCTGCACGACGTGCGCATCCCCGACCAGGACTTCGCCACGGGCAAGGGCACCAAGCGTCAGGGATTGCGCCTGCTGACGGTGGGCACGGACTGCTCGGTGGGAAAGAAATACACCGTGCTCGCGCTGGAGAAGGAGATGCGGGCGCGGGGCCTGAAGGCGGACTTCCGGGCCACGGGGCAGACGGGCATCTTCATCTCGGGCCGGGGCGTGGCCATCGACGCGGTGGTGTCAGACTTCGTCGCGGGCGCGGCTGAGTGGCTCTCCCCCGCCAACGACGTGGACCACTGGGATCTGGTGGAGGGACAGGGCTCGCTGTTCCATCCCTCGTTCGCGGGCGTGACGCTCGGGCTGCTGCATGGCGCACAGCCGGATGCCTTCATCGTCTGTCACGAGCCCACGCGCACCAAGATGCGCGGCGTCCAGCATGGGCTGCCCTCGATTCAGGCCGTCATCGAGCGCACCGTGCTGGAAGGACAGCTCACCAACCCCGCCATCCAGTGTACGGGGCTGGCCATCAACACCGAGCACCTGGACGAAGCCGAGGCCCTGGCGCTGCTGGAGCGCACCGGGCGCGAGCACGGGCTGCCCTGCGTGGACCCCATCCGCACCGGCGTCGGGCCGCTCGTCGACGAGCTCTCGCGCCGCTTCCCCGCCCGGAGCTGA
- the dgcA gene encoding N-acetyl-D-Glu racemase DgcA, giving the protein MRKLTVRHESWPIAGSFTISRGSKTSAEVVVVTLEEGGAVGRGECVPYARYGETVPGVMEALEAARARIEGGLCREEVPEVLEPKAARNALDCALWDLEAKRTGRPVWALLGMPEPRPLVTAYTLSLDTAEAMGRAAVKSAHRPLLKVKLGRGSTEDLERLEAIREGAPASRLIVDANEGWSPAELPGLLDACAKLGVVMVEQPLPASDDEALRGLGRPVAVCADESAHDRHGLAALVGKYDALNIKLDKTGGLTEALALARDARGHGLQLMVGCMVATSLSMAPAALVAQDAEVVDLDGPLLLAKDREPGLHFEGNTLFWPPRALWG; this is encoded by the coding sequence ATGCGCAAGCTCACCGTCCGACACGAGAGCTGGCCCATCGCGGGGAGCTTCACCATCTCCCGGGGCTCGAAGACGAGCGCGGAGGTGGTGGTCGTCACCCTGGAGGAAGGCGGCGCCGTGGGCCGCGGCGAGTGTGTCCCCTATGCCCGCTATGGCGAGACGGTGCCGGGCGTCATGGAGGCGCTGGAGGCCGCCCGGGCGCGCATCGAGGGCGGGCTCTGCCGGGAGGAGGTCCCCGAGGTGCTCGAGCCCAAGGCCGCGCGCAACGCGCTGGACTGTGCGCTGTGGGATTTGGAGGCGAAGCGGACCGGCAGGCCCGTCTGGGCGCTGTTGGGGATGCCCGAGCCCCGGCCGCTCGTCACCGCGTACACGCTGAGCCTGGACACGGCGGAGGCCATGGGCCGGGCCGCCGTGAAGTCCGCGCACCGGCCGCTGCTCAAGGTGAAGCTCGGGCGTGGGAGCACGGAGGACCTGGAGCGCCTCGAGGCCATCCGCGAGGGAGCGCCGGCCAGCCGGCTCATCGTGGACGCCAACGAGGGGTGGAGCCCCGCGGAGCTGCCGGGCCTGCTGGATGCGTGCGCGAAGCTGGGTGTGGTGATGGTGGAGCAGCCCCTGCCCGCCTCGGACGACGAGGCCCTGCGAGGGCTGGGGCGTCCGGTGGCGGTGTGCGCCGACGAGTCCGCGCATGACCGGCACGGGCTGGCGGCGCTCGTGGGCAAGTACGACGCGCTCAACATCAAGCTCGACAAGACGGGAGGGCTCACCGAAGCCCTGGCCCTGGCCCGGGACGCGCGAGGGCACGGGCTGCAGCTCATGGTGGGCTGCATGGTGGCCACGTCCCTGTCCATGGCCCCCGCGGCCCTGGTGGCCCAGGACGCGGAGGTGGTGGACCTGGACGGCCCCCTGCTGCTGGCGAAGGACCGCGAGCCGGGCCTCCACTTCGAGGGGAACACCCTGTTCTGGCCGCCCCGAGCGTTGTGGGGCTGA
- a CDS encoding MutS-related protein yields the protein MSVNATRPSPHHTYTERRAAAQAELSVLDRISARYANLRTVAVLAAAIISGLILTGRLPKTWWWGALGFVVVFIILAVLHHQVFRREERQRLYVTLNERGLARLGHGWHEFTEQGERFASPAHLYTPDLDVFGQGSLFQLLNETATRAGEERLAAWLSSPAPLEVVEARQGAAQELAPRVDFRQDLCVDARTVAKEKADPALFIQWAEAGSSLDSIRWSRPLAVVLPFVTLALFILGEVGVIPGSAVWAGLIAQLALAAATRKTLKRMDDNVEKGERGFARYAPLFERIEGQRFEHPLLRQLQAGLQQQGEPPVSTHFRRFSQLFSLIEFKRHQFHPLVHWLTLWDIHALFALERWREKHGTRVRHWFEALAELEALSCVAGLAHDRPAFAWPSLVKEGPIVEATKLGHPLLDAPVPNDVSLPGPAHALLITGSNMSGKTTLMRAVGANVVLALAGAPVAAASFRLSPLHVLTSMRVKDSLERGVSYFYAEVQRIKAVLDAARAANGQALFLLDEILLGTNTRERQLASREVLRLLLATGASGAVTTHDLSLTSLAEETTHAKVRNVHFRDHLEEGQMVFDYTLREGVVDTTNALRVLRLAGVPVDDPEAPTPRA from the coding sequence GTGTCCGTGAACGCCACCCGCCCGAGTCCCCACCACACGTATACCGAGCGCCGCGCCGCCGCCCAGGCGGAGCTGTCCGTCCTGGACCGCATCAGCGCCCGCTACGCCAACCTGCGCACCGTGGCGGTCCTCGCCGCGGCCATCATCTCGGGCCTCATCCTCACCGGCCGACTGCCCAAGACGTGGTGGTGGGGCGCGCTCGGCTTCGTCGTCGTCTTCATCATTCTCGCGGTGCTCCACCACCAGGTGTTCCGCCGCGAGGAGCGCCAGCGGCTCTACGTGACGCTCAATGAGCGGGGACTGGCGCGCCTGGGACACGGCTGGCACGAGTTCACCGAGCAGGGTGAGCGCTTCGCCTCCCCCGCCCACCTGTACACGCCGGACCTGGACGTCTTCGGACAGGGCAGCCTGTTCCAGCTCCTCAATGAGACGGCCACTCGCGCCGGCGAGGAGCGGCTCGCCGCGTGGCTGTCGTCCCCTGCTCCGCTGGAGGTCGTCGAGGCCCGACAGGGCGCCGCCCAGGAGCTGGCCCCGCGCGTGGACTTCCGGCAGGACCTCTGCGTGGACGCGCGCACGGTGGCCAAGGAGAAGGCGGACCCCGCGCTCTTCATCCAGTGGGCGGAAGCCGGCTCCTCGCTCGACTCCATCCGCTGGTCCCGCCCGCTGGCGGTGGTGCTGCCCTTCGTGACGCTCGCGCTCTTCATCCTGGGCGAGGTGGGCGTGATTCCCGGCTCAGCCGTCTGGGCGGGCCTCATCGCGCAGCTCGCGCTGGCGGCGGCCACCCGCAAGACGCTCAAGCGGATGGACGACAACGTGGAGAAGGGCGAGCGGGGCTTCGCGCGGTATGCCCCCCTCTTCGAGCGCATCGAGGGCCAGCGCTTCGAGCATCCCCTGCTGCGCCAGCTCCAGGCAGGCCTCCAGCAGCAGGGCGAGCCGCCGGTGTCCACGCACTTCCGGCGCTTCAGTCAGCTCTTCTCGCTCATCGAGTTCAAGCGGCACCAGTTCCACCCGCTGGTTCACTGGCTCACCCTCTGGGACATCCACGCGCTGTTCGCGCTGGAGCGATGGCGCGAGAAGCACGGCACGCGCGTGCGGCACTGGTTCGAGGCGCTCGCGGAGCTGGAGGCGCTGTCCTGCGTCGCCGGGCTCGCGCATGACCGCCCCGCCTTCGCGTGGCCCTCGCTGGTCAAAGAGGGGCCTATCGTCGAGGCGACGAAGCTGGGCCACCCGCTGCTGGACGCGCCCGTGCCCAACGACGTGTCCCTGCCCGGGCCCGCGCACGCGTTGCTCATCACCGGCTCCAACATGAGCGGGAAGACGACGCTGATGCGCGCGGTGGGCGCCAACGTGGTGCTGGCGCTCGCCGGAGCGCCCGTGGCCGCCGCGTCGTTCCGCCTGTCACCGCTGCATGTGCTCACCAGCATGCGGGTGAAGGACTCGCTGGAGCGCGGCGTCTCCTACTTCTACGCGGAGGTGCAGCGCATCAAGGCCGTGCTGGACGCGGCGCGCGCGGCGAACGGGCAGGCCCTGTTCCTGCTCGACGAAATCCTGCTCGGCACCAACACGCGGGAGCGCCAGCTCGCCTCGCGCGAGGTGCTGCGCCTGTTGCTCGCCACGGGGGCCAGCGGCGCGGTGACGACGCATGACCTGTCGCTGACCTCGCTCGCCGAGGAGACCACCCACGCGAAGGTCCGCAACGTCCACTTCCGGGACCACCTGGAGGAGGGACAGATGGTGTTCGACTACACGCTGCGCGAGGGCGTGGTGGACACCACCAACGCGCTGCGCGTGCTGCGGCTCGCCGGTGTCCCCGTGGACGACCCGGAGGCGCCCACGCCCCGCGCGTAG
- a CDS encoding thiolase family protein has protein sequence MPGRVVIASAVRTPFTRAHKGEFKDTRPDTLAAAAIKEAVAQVPGLKPSDVEDVVLGCAMPEAEQGMNVARQATLLAGLPVEVAAMTINRFCSSGTQAIAQIAAAIQAGHIQVGIGGGTESMTMVPMGGNKVSANPDIMANHPEIYSSMGVTAENIASRHNVSREDSDKFAAESQRRAAAARETGKFSEEIVPVTTTVYDEDGKAQTVTVSVDTILRPETTAEGLGKLRPAFNAKGVVTAGNASPLTDGAAAAVVMSEEKAKELGVKPLGYFVDFAVAGVPPEVMGIGPVPAVRKLLAKNKLEVKDIDVFELNEAFAPQALYCIRELGIPMDKVNPNGGAIALGHPLGVSGARLVATILRELKRRNGRYGVVTMCIGGGMGAAALIELAK, from the coding sequence ATGCCTGGTCGAGTCGTGATTGCCAGCGCGGTCCGCACGCCGTTCACCCGCGCGCACAAGGGAGAGTTCAAGGACACGCGGCCGGATACGCTGGCGGCCGCCGCCATCAAGGAGGCCGTGGCCCAGGTCCCCGGCCTGAAGCCGTCGGACGTGGAGGACGTCGTCCTGGGCTGTGCCATGCCGGAGGCCGAGCAGGGCATGAACGTGGCGCGTCAGGCCACGCTGCTGGCGGGTCTTCCGGTGGAGGTTGCCGCGATGACCATCAACCGCTTCTGTTCCTCCGGGACGCAGGCCATCGCGCAGATTGCCGCGGCCATCCAGGCGGGCCACATCCAGGTGGGCATCGGGGGTGGCACCGAGTCCATGACGATGGTGCCCATGGGCGGCAACAAGGTCAGCGCCAACCCGGACATCATGGCGAACCACCCGGAGATCTACAGCTCCATGGGTGTGACGGCGGAGAACATCGCCTCGCGTCACAACGTGTCGCGTGAGGACTCCGACAAGTTCGCCGCGGAGAGCCAGCGCCGCGCGGCCGCCGCGCGGGAGACGGGGAAGTTCTCCGAGGAGATCGTCCCGGTCACCACCACTGTCTACGACGAGGACGGCAAGGCGCAGACGGTGACGGTGTCGGTGGACACCATCCTGCGTCCGGAGACGACGGCCGAGGGCCTGGGCAAGCTGCGCCCGGCGTTCAACGCCAAGGGCGTGGTGACGGCCGGCAACGCGTCGCCGCTGACGGACGGCGCGGCGGCGGCGGTGGTGATGAGCGAGGAGAAGGCGAAGGAGCTGGGCGTCAAGCCGCTGGGCTACTTCGTGGACTTCGCCGTCGCGGGCGTGCCTCCGGAGGTCATGGGCATCGGCCCCGTGCCCGCGGTGCGCAAGCTCCTGGCGAAGAACAAGCTCGAGGTGAAGGACATCGACGTCTTCGAGCTGAACGAGGCCTTCGCTCCGCAGGCGCTGTACTGCATCCGTGAACTGGGCATCCCCATGGACAAGGTGAACCCGAACGGCGGCGCCATCGCCCTGGGTCACCCGCTGGGCGTGTCCGGTGCGCGTCTGGTCGCGACGATTCTGCGCGAGCTCAAGCGCCGCAACGGCCGCTACGGCGTCGTCACCATGTGCATCGGTGGCGGCATGGGCGCCGCGGCGCTCATCGAGCTGGCGAAGTAG